A section of the Canis lupus baileyi chromosome 5, mCanLup2.hap1, whole genome shotgun sequence genome encodes:
- the TENT5B gene encoding terminal nucleotidyltransferase 5B, protein MMPSESGAESRDQAAAQVGTAAASAVATAAPAGGGPDPEASSASLGRHLSGLGWPQVKRLDALLSEPIPIHGRGNFPTLSVQPRQIVQVVRSSLEEQGLRVHGVRLHGSAASHVLHPESGLGYKDLDLVFRVDLHGEASFQLVKEVVLACLLDFLPAGVNRAKITPLTLKEAYVQKLVKVCTDTDRWSLISLSNKSGKNVELKFVDSVRRQFEFSVDSFQIILDSLLLFGQCSSTPMSEAFHPTVTGESLYGDFAEALDHLRHRVIATRSPEEIRGGGLLKYCHLLVRGFRPRPSTDVRALQRYMCSRFFIDFPDLVEQQRTLERYLEAHFSGADSARRYACLVTLHRVVNESTVCLMSHERRQTLDLIATLALQALAEQGPATAAALAWHPSGPDGVVPTTVSYYVTPVQPLLARAHSYPTWLPCN, encoded by the exons ATGATGCCGTCGGAGAGTGGAGCTGAGAGCCGGGACCAGGCAGCCGCGCAGGTGGGGACGGCTGCGGCCTCGGCGGTGGCCACGGCCGCCCCGGCAGGCGGCGGCCCCGACCCGGAGGCCTCCTCGGCCTCCCTCGGACGGCACCTGAGTGGGCTGGGCTGGCCACAGGTGAAGCGACTGGACGCGCTCCTGAGCGAACCCATTCCCATTCACGGGCGCGGCAACTTCCCCACTCTGAGCGTGCAGCCCCGGCAGATTGTGCAG GTGGTCCGCAGCAGCCTGGAGGAGCAGGGACTACGCGTGCATGGGGTGCGGTTACACGGCTCAGCTGCCAGCCATGTGCTGCACCCAGAGAGTGGCCTGGGCTACAaggacctggacctggtgttccGTGTGGACCTGCATGGGGAGGCGTCTTTCCAGCTGGTCAAGGAGGTAGTGCTGGCCTGCCTGCTGGACTTCCTGCCAGCCGGTGTGAACCGAGCCAAGATCACTCCACTGACACTCAAGGAGGCATACGTGCAGAAGCTGGTGAAAGTGTGTACCGACACGGACCGCTGGAGCCTCATCTCGCTGTCCAACAAGAGTGGCAAGAACGTGGAGCTCAAGTTCGTGGACTCGGTCAGGCGCCAGTTTGAGTTCAGTGTAGACTCCTTCCAGATCATCCTGGACTCCCTGCTGCTGTTCGGCCAGTGCTCATCCACCCCCATGTCTGAGGCCTTCCACCCAACGGTGACAGGCGAGAGCTTGTATGGGGACTTTGCCGAGGCCCTGGACCACCTGCGGCACCGTGTCATCGCCACGCGCAGCCCCGAGGAGATTCGTGGCGGTGGCCTCCTCAAGTACTGCCACCTCCTGGTGCGGGGCTTCAGGCCAAGGCCCAGCACTGACGTACGTGCCCTGCAACGTTACATGTGCTCCCGCTTCTTCATCGACTTCCCGGACCTGGTAGAGCAGCAGCGCACACTGGAGCGCTACCTGGAGGCCCACTTCAGCGGGGCCGACTCAGCCCGCCGCTACGCCTGCCTGGTGACGCTACACCGCGTGGTCAATGAGAGCACCGTGTGCCTCATGAGCCATGAGCGTCGCCAGACGCTGGACCTCATCGCCACCCTGGCGCTCCAGGCGCTGGCTGAGCAGGGCCCGGCCACAGCGGCCGCCCTGGCCTGGCACCCCTCGGGTCCCGACGGGGTTGTGCCCACCACCGTGAGTTACTATGTGACTCCTGTGCAGCCCCTGCTGGCTCGGGCCCACTCCTACCCCACCTGGCTGCCTTGTAACTGA